Genomic segment of Actinomycetota bacterium:
GCCTCCCACGGCTGTCCGAGGAAGTTGAAGTTGAACGCCAGGTGCAGTTCGTCCGGGCGCACGTAGTCGGCCACGCGAGCGGGGTCGAACAGGAACACCTCGCCCACCGAGGTCCTTTCGGCGTCGCAGGAGTCCAGCAGCCGGCGCCAACGGCGGTAGACGTCGTGGACCTCCGGCTGGTCCCAGTTGTAGCGCTCCTCAAGCGAGAAGTAGGCGGTGGCACCGCGCTGGTGTCCGGGCCGCTCCGGGTTGTCGCGCAGCTGCTCGTCTTTGTAGAGCGCGTGGGCGACGTCGATGCGGAAGCCGTCCACGCCGCGGTCCAGCCAGAAGCGCAGCGTTTGGTCGAAGTCCTCGTGGACGGCCGGGTGGCGCCAGTTGAGGTCCGGCTGCTCCGGTGCGAACAGGTGCAGCCAGTACTGTCCGGTCGGCTCGTGCATCGTCCACGCCGGGCCCCCGAACACCGACCCCCAGTTGTTGGGCGGCGACCCATCCGGGGCGGGGTCGCGGAAGATGTACCGCTCGCGCATGGGGTTGTCCCGGGACGACAGCGCCTCCACAAACCAGGGGTGGCGGTCGGAGGTGTGGTTCGGGACGACGTCCACGATCACGCGGATGCCGAGCCGATGCGCTTCGTCCACGACGAAGTCGAAGTCGTCCAGGGAGCCGAACAACGGGTCGACGTCGCGGTAGTCGGCGACGTCGTAACCGTGGTCGGCCATGGGGGACGGGTAGAACGGCGTGATCCACACGGCGTCCACCCCCAGCCAGGACAGGTGCTCGAGGCGCTGCCTCAGGCCGATGAGGTCCCCGATGCCGTCACCGTCGCCGTCGGCGAAGCTGCGGACGTAGACCTGGTAGCAGACGGCGCGCTGCCACCAAGGGGTCACGGGAGTGCGGCCGCCGTCAGGAGGTGGTCGTCTCGCCGCGCACACGCGCAGCAGGCGCGCCGGAGTCTTCTCGGCGGGACCACAGGACTCCCAGCAGCAGGGCCAGCGGCAGTCCGAGCCCCGCGGAAGCCCAGTAGCCGAGCGGACGAAGCGCACCGAGCTCGTGGTGGGCCGCGCCGAGCGCCAGCATGATCGCGAAGCCGAGGACCAGCGCGGCTCCAACGAAGCTTCCGACGAAGTCGTCGTCGGCGCCGAGCAGGCGAGCGACCGCCGCGATGATGATGGCCACCGGCAGCGCGATCGCGAGCGACGGCCAGAACCCGATCGGCCTCAGGACGTCGAACTCCTTGTACAGGACGCCGAGGAAGATCATCACGACCCACCCGGCCACCAGAGCCATCATCACCAGCCCCGGACCGTCACCCCGCTCGCGTGTCACTGCTCCTCCCTGTTCGGTGCGGACCCAACGCTACATTCTGAGCGGTCGCGAGGGGGGCAGGCCACGTGGGGACCATGCCGGGAACTGGTCCAGCGAGCAGGTCACGGTGGTCCATCCGGGACCGCTGACGGGCTCGAGTCCCATTAGCGGATCCCAGTCACCCGGTGGGACCCACAGCGTCCGGACGCCCCCGGGTTTCACGATCGGCGCCACGAGCACGCGGTCGGCGAGGATGTACTGCAGGGTCGCGTCCCGGGCCGTGCGGTCGCCCGGGAACGCCAGCGGCATGGGGCACATCATCGGCATCCCGCCAAGCGACGCCTGCGTCGCCGCCGTGTAAAGGGACGACTGCAGCGACGCGCGCAGGCGGCACGCGGCGACCGCCGCCGATCGGAACGGCTCGGCGTAGGCGTGCGGCTCGCGGCGTCCGCTTCCGTGGAAGCGCATCACCGGCGACAGCGCCCCCCACTGCGTCCACCGGACGTACAGCTCCGGGTCGACGTCGGCTTCGAACTGGGTCGGGTCCATCTCGCGCATCGCCCGGTGCATCGGCTCGAACGACTGGGGCGTCCAGAACCCTCCGACATCGTGGGAGACGGCGCCGAACCCGGACAGCGAAAGCGAAAGGCACGCGCGCAGGGCCGAGACGATCCCGGCCCACGTGGAGGGGGTGTCGCCGACCCAGTGGCACGGGTAGCGCTGCGCGCCCGCGGTTCCCGACCGGTTGAACATCGCCTGCTCGCCCCAGCCGAGTGCCTCGTGTGTAGCCGCCTGATAGCGCAGCGCGTACTCGTTGCGGACCTGGCGCCCGGTGCGGCCGTCGTGCAGCACGGCGTCCTCGGGGACCTCCTCGCCGAAGTCCGCCTTGAAGGCGTGCGGCTGCTCCTCGCGCAGGACCCGGTAGACCT
This window contains:
- a CDS encoding alpha-amylase family glycosyl hydrolase; its protein translation is MTPWWQRAVCYQVYVRSFADGDGDGIGDLIGLRQRLEHLSWLGVDAVWITPFYPSPMADHGYDVADYRDVDPLFGSLDDFDFVVDEAHRLGIRVIVDVVPNHTSDRHPWFVEALSSRDNPMRERYIFRDPAPDGSPPNNWGSVFGGPAWTMHEPTGQYWLHLFAPEQPDLNWRHPAVHEDFDQTLRFWLDRGVDGFRIDVAHALYKDEQLRDNPERPGHQRGATAYFSLEERYNWDQPEVHDVYRRWRRLLDSCDAERTSVGEVFLFDPARVADYVRPDELHLAFNFNFLGQPWEAPRFRDSITRSLEAMESVGAASTWVLSNHDVTRHATRYGGGEQGQRRARAAVLLLLGLPGTAFVYAGEELGLEEVELPDEARQDPVFFRTAGQLKGRDGCRVPIPWEPQGPGFGFTESSPWLPPPQDWGRRSVSSLTDDPESILHLYRRAISLRHSLPSLQGPHLRWLDTPPSCLAFDRGGVTFAANLGAEAVTLPLDGDLLLGSSPDVATTAGSLHLPPDTSAWIRPGDA